One Streptomyces sp. R28 DNA window includes the following coding sequences:
- a CDS encoding carboxymuconolactone decarboxylase family protein, translated as MTTNTIHTKPVASSAPSGAASSAESINEAEAARTRLDFAKSAPKVFRAIVGFDAAAREGLDPALVELIQIRASHLNHCAYCLHMHTNDARKAGESEDRLHMVAVWREARHFFTEKEQAALALTEAVTLVADGGVSDEVYAQAAAHFDEGELAHVLALILTINTWNRVALATGKVAGTDERR; from the coding sequence ATGACGACGAACACGATCCACACCAAGCCCGTCGCGTCCAGCGCCCCGTCCGGCGCCGCGTCCAGCGCCGAATCCATCAACGAGGCCGAGGCCGCCCGCACCCGCCTCGACTTCGCGAAGTCCGCGCCGAAGGTCTTCCGCGCCATCGTGGGCTTCGACGCCGCCGCCCGTGAGGGCCTGGACCCGGCGCTCGTCGAACTGATCCAGATCCGTGCCTCGCACCTCAACCACTGCGCCTACTGCCTCCACATGCACACCAACGACGCCCGCAAGGCCGGCGAGAGCGAGGACCGGCTGCACATGGTCGCCGTCTGGCGCGAGGCCCGCCACTTCTTCACCGAGAAGGAACAGGCCGCCCTGGCCCTGACGGAAGCGGTGACCCTGGTGGCCGACGGCGGGGTCTCCGACGAGGTCTACGCCCAGGCCGCAGCCCACTTCGACGAGGGGGAACTGGCGCACGTACTGGCCCTGATCCTCACGATCAACACGTGGAACAGGGTGGCGCTGGCGACGGGGAAGGTGGCGGGGACGGACGAGCGGCGTTAG
- a CDS encoding PEP/pyruvate-binding domain-containing protein, giving the protein MTTLDERHGEGARDGDGLRGGVTLGKAETYGPAVVPLDRPGSALPRLGAKAANLARAARAGLPVLPGFVIPHQAARDTVALRRAWDELSDGGTRPLVVRSSSPQEDTAESSLAGQFASVLDVRGWRDFRTAVQAVLDSAHRSDGSTAPMAVLVQPMLTARVGGVMFGADPVAGRADRMLVSAVRGGPDSLVSGAQAGTDYWLSGRGRLLRTVSSQGPTESSGPRAESSGGPSTETSGALRAASEGVGSLLTRVELFRLARLARQARRVFGGPQDVEFGFDADGRLWLFQSRPITAMAARPARGARLLGPGPVAETLPEQLAPLEEDLWVAPMARGLAAALDIGGTAPRRLLNSVPVVTTVTGRAAADLRLLGAVPPRHRWLALLNPAPGARRLTAAWRVGRLVSALPGLAADLAADVDRRLAEIPSPTGLSGVALATELRWARRVLVSLHAQEALAGALLDEPPKSRTAAGTALSALAEARALGVPDDQVAVTAPVILTLTAPSLRGRGRLPGATATASPATIDSGQAAPEAPATNRTWATVIAQAQAQSERTQRGTPTSAAFAIYAAPHTGTTWATWHAEASHSPIPADAAQTTPSTHATHATHATAHATAAPIAPTATAQTNPRSPSPTTLTALTALPPREALRLRIRWVQELQVRLVREVARRLGIGMERVGLLRWGELTAVLDGGALPGDLHARVPQPQSPPLPDAFRLADGQVVVAEPKDGRGDGVRGVSAGRVVGTVWDGTGRRPTDAVLVVRTLDPALAPLLPGLTGLVAQTGSPLSHLAVLAREFGLPAVVGATDAVRRFPPGSRLTVDGTAGDVRLGDAP; this is encoded by the coding sequence ATGACGACGCTCGATGAACGTCACGGAGAAGGTGCACGCGACGGGGACGGACTCCGGGGCGGCGTCACGCTGGGCAAGGCCGAGACGTACGGCCCGGCCGTCGTCCCGCTGGACCGGCCCGGCAGCGCGCTCCCGCGACTGGGGGCCAAGGCCGCGAACCTCGCCCGCGCGGCCCGCGCCGGGCTGCCCGTGCTCCCCGGTTTCGTCATACCGCACCAGGCGGCACGCGACACCGTCGCCCTGCGGCGCGCCTGGGACGAGCTCTCCGACGGCGGCACCCGCCCGCTCGTCGTACGGTCCTCCTCGCCGCAGGAGGACACCGCGGAGTCGTCCCTGGCGGGCCAGTTCGCCTCGGTGCTCGACGTACGCGGCTGGCGGGATTTCCGTACGGCCGTACAGGCCGTGCTCGACTCGGCACACCGGTCCGACGGGTCCACGGCACCGATGGCGGTGCTGGTGCAGCCCATGCTCACGGCCCGGGTCGGCGGGGTGATGTTCGGTGCCGACCCGGTCGCGGGGCGGGCCGACCGGATGCTGGTCAGCGCGGTGCGCGGCGGGCCGGACAGCCTGGTCAGCGGCGCGCAGGCCGGCACCGACTACTGGCTGAGCGGCCGCGGACGCCTCCTGCGGACGGTTTCTTCGCAGGGCCCGACGGAGTCCTCAGGGCCGCGAGCCGAGTCCTCAGGCGGTCCGTCGACCGAGACCTCAGGCGCCCTGCGAGCCGCGTCCGAGGGGGTCGGCTCGTTGCTCACGCGCGTCGAACTGTTCCGGCTGGCGCGGCTGGCGCGACAGGCCCGCCGGGTCTTCGGCGGGCCGCAGGATGTCGAGTTCGGGTTCGACGCGGACGGGCGACTGTGGCTGTTCCAGAGCCGGCCGATCACCGCGATGGCGGCGCGGCCGGCACGCGGGGCGCGACTGCTCGGGCCCGGTCCGGTGGCGGAGACGCTGCCGGAGCAGTTGGCGCCGCTGGAGGAGGACCTGTGGGTGGCGCCGATGGCCCGTGGGCTCGCCGCCGCGCTCGACATCGGGGGTACCGCGCCGCGCCGGCTGCTGAACTCGGTGCCCGTGGTCACGACGGTCACCGGCCGCGCCGCCGCCGATCTGCGGCTCCTGGGTGCCGTGCCGCCGCGGCACCGGTGGCTCGCGCTGCTCAACCCGGCGCCGGGAGCGCGCCGGCTCACCGCGGCCTGGCGGGTGGGTCGCCTCGTGTCCGCGCTGCCCGGGCTGGCGGCCGACCTCGCGGCGGACGTCGACCGTCGCCTCGCCGAGATCCCGTCGCCCACCGGGCTCTCCGGCGTGGCCCTGGCCACGGAGCTCCGCTGGGCCCGCCGGGTCCTGGTCTCCCTGCACGCCCAGGAGGCCCTCGCGGGAGCCCTCCTCGACGAACCGCCCAAGAGCCGCACCGCGGCCGGCACGGCCCTGTCCGCCCTGGCCGAGGCCCGCGCCCTGGGCGTCCCCGACGACCAGGTGGCCGTCACGGCCCCGGTGATCCTGACCCTCACCGCCCCGAGCCTGCGCGGACGGGGGCGGCTGCCGGGCGCTACGGCGACGGCGTCACCGGCCACGATCGACTCCGGCCAGGCGGCACCGGAGGCCCCGGCGACGAACCGAACATGGGCGACGGTCATCGCCCAAGCACAGGCACAGTCCGAGCGGACACAGCGAGGCACCCCCACGAGCGCGGCGTTCGCCATCTACGCCGCCCCACACACAGGCACCACCTGGGCCACCTGGCACGCAGAGGCCTCTCACTCCCCTATACCAGCAGACGCAGCTCAGACCACTCCATCCACACACGCCACCCACGCCACCCACGCCACAGCACACGCAACCGCCGCACCCATCGCCCCCACCGCAACCGCCCAGACCAACCCTCGCTCCCCCTCTCCCACCACCCTCACCGCCCTCACCGCCCTCCCACCCCGAGAAGCCCTCCGCCTCCGTATCCGCTGGGTGCAGGAACTGCAGGTGCGCCTCGTGCGGGAGGTGGCGCGGCGGCTGGGGATCGGCATGGAGCGTGTCGGGCTGTTGCGGTGGGGGGAGCTGACCGCCGTGCTGGACGGTGGGGCCCTGCCCGGCGACCTCCACGCGCGCGTGCCGCAGCCCCAGTCGCCGCCGTTGCCGGACGCCTTCCGGCTCGCGGACGGCCAGGTGGTCGTCGCCGAGCCCAAAGACGGCCGGGGCGACGGCGTGCGGGGCGTGTCCGCGGGGCGCGTCGTCGGAACCGTGTGGGACGGGACGGGCCGCCGGCCGACGGACGCCGTACTGGTCGTGCGCACCCTGGACCCCGCGCTCGCCCCGCTGCTGCCCGGCCTCACCGGCCTGGTCGCCCAGACCGGCAGCCCGTTGTCCCATCTGGCCGTCCTGGCAAGGGAGTTCGGGCTCCCCGCGGTCGTCGGTGCCACCGACGCCGTGCGCCGCTTCCCGCCCGGCTCCCGGCTCACCGTCGACGGGACGGCAGGTGACGTACGACTGGGGGACGCGCCATGA
- a CDS encoding dual specificity protein phosphatase family protein has protein sequence MAVLTATLPSPALRKRPLSRRALRILLGIVIGYLVLWAGGAGTILGLSYLAREETPAPAGTRSVQGVNHFQPVDSGGRLWRGSAPSPAGYGALASMGITTVVDLRAEHMSATELAEPGKAGLKTVRLPIRDGQTPSPQQVQRFLDVVSSASGPVFVHCGAGVGRTGAMVAAYLVTTGEESPSQAVRRNLAVGPPSIEQIYYGLNLSPAEAEQPPLPVVVLSRLVDAPRRMMSYL, from the coding sequence ATGGCTGTCCTCACCGCAACCCTGCCCTCCCCCGCTCTCCGCAAGCGCCCGCTGTCACGGCGCGCCCTGCGGATCCTCCTCGGCATCGTCATCGGCTACCTCGTCCTGTGGGCGGGCGGCGCCGGCACCATCCTGGGGCTGTCGTACCTGGCCCGCGAGGAGACCCCGGCACCTGCCGGGACGCGCTCCGTCCAGGGCGTGAACCACTTCCAGCCGGTGGACAGCGGCGGCCGGCTGTGGCGCGGCTCCGCCCCCTCCCCCGCCGGTTACGGGGCACTGGCGAGCATGGGCATCACCACCGTCGTCGACCTGCGCGCCGAGCACATGAGCGCGACCGAGCTGGCCGAACCGGGCAAGGCCGGGCTGAAGACCGTACGCCTGCCGATCCGTGACGGGCAGACGCCGTCGCCCCAGCAGGTGCAGCGCTTCCTCGACGTCGTCTCGTCGGCGTCCGGCCCGGTGTTCGTGCACTGCGGAGCGGGTGTCGGCCGTACGGGCGCGATGGTCGCGGCGTACCTCGTGACGACCGGTGAGGAGTCGCCGTCGCAGGCGGTCCGACGCAACCTCGCGGTCGGCCCGCCGTCCATCGAGCAGATCTACTACGGGCTGAACCTCAGCCCGGCCGAGGCGGAGCAGCCCCCGCTGCCCGTGGTGGTCCTCAGCCGCCTGGTGGACGCTCCGCGGCGCATGATGTCGTACCTGTGA
- the corA gene encoding magnesium/cobalt transporter CorA — MSMAGNLRKVTGLSKVGGLRKVARLTRRRPRVDLSHPARSPLGSSVVNCVTYRDGVRVPESGDLVDVVQKVRKRGAGFVWLGLHEPTDQEFAGIAELFALHPLAVEDAVEAHQRPKLERYDETLFAVFKTVCYVEHEELTATSEVVNTGEIMVFVGRDFVITVRHGRHGSLGPLREELESSPEQLAKGPAAVLHAIADHVVDDYLSVTDSVQEDIDQVETDVFAPDGARTDPGRIYQLKRELLELKRAVVPLSRPLEELATRPIRVVEPEIQAYFRDVSDHLLRAKEHIAAFDELLNSILQAHLAQVTVAQNEDMRKITAWAAIVAIPTMVCGLYGMNFDYMPELRWTYGYPLVIGVISVACVALYRGFRRNGWL, encoded by the coding sequence ATGTCCATGGCAGGGAATCTGCGGAAGGTCACAGGCCTCAGCAAGGTCGGCGGCCTCCGCAAGGTGGCGCGGCTGACTCGACGGCGCCCCCGCGTCGACCTCAGCCATCCCGCCAGGTCCCCGCTGGGCTCCTCGGTGGTGAACTGCGTGACGTACCGGGACGGTGTGCGGGTGCCGGAGAGCGGCGATCTGGTCGACGTCGTGCAGAAGGTACGCAAACGCGGCGCCGGATTCGTCTGGCTCGGACTCCATGAGCCGACGGACCAGGAGTTCGCGGGCATCGCCGAGCTGTTCGCCCTGCATCCGCTGGCTGTCGAGGACGCGGTCGAGGCGCATCAGCGGCCCAAGCTGGAGCGCTACGACGAGACGCTGTTCGCGGTGTTCAAGACGGTCTGCTACGTCGAGCACGAGGAACTCACGGCGACGAGCGAGGTCGTGAACACCGGCGAGATCATGGTGTTCGTCGGCCGGGACTTCGTGATCACGGTGCGGCACGGGCGGCACGGCTCGCTGGGCCCGTTGCGCGAGGAACTGGAGTCGAGCCCCGAGCAGCTCGCCAAGGGGCCCGCGGCGGTACTGCACGCGATCGCGGACCATGTGGTCGACGACTATCTGAGCGTCACCGACTCAGTGCAGGAGGACATCGACCAGGTCGAGACGGATGTGTTCGCGCCGGACGGCGCGCGGACCGACCCGGGGCGGATCTACCAGCTCAAGCGGGAACTCCTCGAACTGAAGCGGGCCGTGGTTCCGCTGAGCCGCCCGCTCGAGGAACTGGCCACGCGGCCGATCCGGGTGGTCGAGCCGGAGATACAGGCCTACTTCCGCGACGTCTCCGACCATCTGCTGCGGGCCAAGGAGCACATAGCCGCCTTCGACGAACTGCTGAACTCGATCCTGCAGGCCCACCTGGCGCAGGTCACGGTCGCGCAGAACGAGGACATGCGGAAGATCACGGCATGGGCCGCGATCGTCGCCATACCGACGATGGTGTGCGGGCTGTACGGGATGAACTTCGACTACATGCCGGAGCTGCGCTGGACGTACGGCTATCCGCTGGTCATCGGCGTGATATCCGTCGCGTGTGTGGCGCTGTACCGGGGCTTCCGGCGCAACGGATGGCTCTGA
- a CDS encoding uridine kinase yields the protein MGCVRLEAITWDRLGDLLAERLLDLKPADGSPWPRIAFDGAPAAHPGDLAERVAEALRMRGRPSLAVGTEGFLRPASVRLEYGHQDVDAYYDGWFDTGALWREVFGPLEPDGDGRVLPDLWDPVADRATRSSYVQLPPGGVLLLHGPLLLRHWFPFDLTVHVLLSPGALRRRTPEAEHWTLPAFERYDHETDPAGTADVLVRADDPRHPAWSG from the coding sequence ATGGGCTGTGTGCGACTCGAAGCGATCACCTGGGACCGGCTCGGCGACCTGCTGGCGGAGCGGCTGCTCGACCTGAAGCCGGCCGACGGCAGCCCTTGGCCGCGCATCGCGTTCGACGGTGCCCCGGCGGCCCACCCGGGAGACCTCGCCGAGCGCGTCGCCGAGGCGCTGCGCATGCGCGGCCGCCCCTCGCTCGCCGTCGGCACGGAGGGCTTCCTGCGCCCCGCCTCGGTCCGCCTGGAGTACGGCCACCAGGACGTGGACGCCTACTACGACGGCTGGTTCGACACCGGCGCCCTGTGGCGCGAGGTCTTCGGCCCCCTCGAACCCGACGGCGACGGTCGCGTCCTGCCCGACCTGTGGGACCCGGTCGCCGACCGAGCCACCCGCAGCTCCTACGTCCAACTCCCACCCGGCGGCGTCCTGTTGCTGCACGGCCCCCTCCTGCTGCGTCACTGGTTCCCCTTCGACCTGACCGTCCACGTCCTCCTCTCGCCTGGTGCCCTGCGCCGCCGTACCCCGGAGGCCGAGCACTGGACCCTCCCTGCCTTCGAGCGCTACGACCACGAGACCGACCCCGCCGGTACGGCGGACGTCCTGGTGCGCGCCGACGATCCGCGGCACCCGGCGTGGAGCGGTTGA
- a CDS encoding PLP-dependent aminotransferase family protein, which yields MAKSWVNSAERIGADLHLDLSESSESSGPGRPGGHRAALIRALREAVRSGRLAPGTRLPPYRSLAADLGVARNTVADAYAELVAEGWLTARQGSGTAVAERAQPLRRAERVPRKTPPRARGPRHDLRQGTPDASAFPRAIWLTSYRRALQQAPNEVFGPGDPAGRVELREALTEYLARARGVRTEPGRIVICSGFAHALRLLFGQDRGGGDGVLRGPLAVEAYGLGFHRELLAAGGVRTVPLPLDDDGARVDRLERERAVLLTPAHQFPTGGPLHPERRAAVIDWARARGGVVLEDDYDGEFRYDRKPVGAVQGLDPERVIFIGSVSKSLSPAVRLGWMVLPERYVDDVLAAKGEREAWASTLDQLSLADFIVSGAYDRHVRRMRQRYRSRRDRLVAALATHAPHIEVTGVAAGLHAVLRLPPGTERSTVKAATWQGIALDGLAEFRHPDATETAMPIRDGIVVGYATPSEHAYGAALEALCGALPPGESH from the coding sequence ATGGCGAAATCGTGGGTCAATTCCGCGGAGCGGATCGGTGCCGACCTGCATCTGGATCTGTCCGAGTCATCCGAGTCATCCGGACCGGGCAGGCCGGGCGGGCACCGGGCCGCGCTGATCCGTGCGCTGCGCGAGGCCGTGCGCAGTGGGCGGCTGGCGCCCGGCACCCGGCTGCCGCCGTACCGCTCGCTCGCCGCCGACCTGGGGGTCGCCCGCAACACCGTGGCCGACGCTTACGCGGAGCTGGTGGCCGAGGGCTGGCTCACCGCCCGCCAGGGCTCCGGGACGGCGGTGGCCGAGCGTGCCCAACCCCTGCGACGCGCCGAGCGGGTGCCCCGTAAGACACCTCCACGCGCGCGCGGACCTCGGCACGACCTTCGGCAGGGCACGCCGGACGCGTCGGCGTTCCCTCGTGCGATCTGGCTGACCTCCTATCGACGGGCGCTCCAGCAGGCGCCGAACGAGGTCTTCGGGCCCGGTGATCCCGCCGGGCGCGTGGAGCTGCGGGAGGCGCTGACCGAGTACCTGGCACGCGCGCGTGGCGTGCGTACCGAGCCGGGCCGGATCGTGATCTGCTCCGGCTTCGCGCACGCCCTGCGGCTGCTGTTCGGCCAGGACAGGGGCGGGGGCGACGGTGTGCTGCGCGGTCCGCTGGCCGTGGAGGCGTACGGGCTGGGCTTCCACCGGGAGCTCCTCGCCGCCGGGGGCGTACGGACCGTGCCGCTCCCCCTCGACGACGACGGCGCACGCGTCGACCGGCTCGAACGCGAGCGGGCCGTGCTGCTCACGCCCGCGCATCAGTTCCCGACCGGCGGCCCGCTGCACCCCGAGCGCCGTGCCGCCGTGATCGACTGGGCACGCGCGCGTGGGGGCGTGGTTCTGGAGGACGACTACGACGGGGAGTTCCGCTACGACCGCAAGCCCGTCGGCGCCGTCCAGGGACTCGATCCCGAGCGAGTGATCTTCATCGGCTCGGTCAGCAAGAGCCTGTCGCCGGCGGTGCGGCTGGGCTGGATGGTCCTGCCCGAGCGGTACGTCGACGACGTGCTCGCGGCCAAGGGCGAGCGCGAGGCGTGGGCGAGCACCCTCGACCAGCTGAGCCTCGCCGACTTCATCGTCTCCGGGGCGTACGACCGACATGTACGGCGAATGCGGCAGCGGTACCGGAGCCGCCGGGACCGCCTCGTCGCGGCGCTCGCCACGCACGCGCCACACATCGAGGTCACCGGTGTCGCCGCCGGACTGCACGCGGTGCTGCGGCTGCCGCCCGGCACCGAGCGGTCCACGGTCAAGGCGGCCACCTGGCAGGGCATCGCCCTGGACGGCCTCGCCGAGTTCCGGCATCCGGACGCCACGGAGACGGCCATGCCGATCCGTGACGGCATCGTCGTCGGATACGCGACTCCCTCGGAGCACGCCTATGGGGCCGCACTGGAGGCGCTGTGCGGGGCTCTGCCGCCGGGCGAGAGTCACTGA
- a CDS encoding DUF2293 domain-containing protein, with product MAPLATPPPRTGLLVIQPLKRRQCAECHAGPLQMLVLEDGSPRCLDCADLGHLVFLSRGDTALTRRSREESALSAVVVRFNRRRSRYERQGVLVEEAGLARAEERCLADAEARRRRRVRDARRRAREDVRFVEAFAGEIRRLFPGCPADRARDIAAHASARGSGRVGRSAAGRALSEAAVTSAVVASVRHMDTPYDQLLMSGVPRHEARRRIAAAVETTLRGWRAEVSGLG from the coding sequence ATGGCGCCCCTCGCAACTCCCCCGCCCCGTACCGGTCTTCTCGTGATCCAGCCCCTCAAGCGGCGGCAGTGTGCGGAGTGTCATGCGGGACCGTTGCAGATGCTCGTGCTGGAGGATGGTTCGCCGCGGTGTCTCGACTGTGCCGACCTCGGGCATCTGGTGTTTCTGTCGCGCGGCGACACGGCGTTGACACGTCGGTCACGAGAGGAGAGTGCGCTGTCGGCGGTGGTCGTGCGGTTCAACCGACGCAGGAGCCGTTATGAGCGGCAGGGCGTCCTCGTCGAGGAGGCGGGGCTCGCTCGCGCCGAGGAGCGGTGCCTGGCGGACGCGGAGGCACGGCGGCGGCGCCGGGTGCGGGACGCCCGGCGGCGGGCGCGGGAGGACGTGCGGTTCGTGGAGGCGTTCGCGGGGGAGATACGGCGGCTGTTCCCGGGGTGTCCGGCGGACCGGGCGCGGGACATCGCCGCCCATGCCTCGGCGCGGGGCAGTGGACGGGTGGGGCGGAGTGCGGCGGGACGGGCGTTGTCCGAGGCGGCGGTGACCTCGGCGGTCGTGGCGTCCGTACGGCATATGGACACGCCGTACGACCAGCTGCTGATGAGCGGGGTGCCGCGCCACGAGGCTCGGCGCCGGATCGCGGCGGCGGTGGAGACGACGTTGCGGGGCTGGCGGGCGGAGGTGTCGGGGCTCGGCTGA
- a CDS encoding glutamate synthase subunit beta produces the protein MADPKGFMTTPRQDWPRRPVEERVEDWDEVYVPGALLPIISKQADRCMDCGIPFCHDACPLGNLIPEWNDLVSREDWRAAADRLHATNNFPEFTGRLCPAPCEAGCVLAINQPAVTIKNVECAIADRAWEEGFAPPRAPDRLSGRTVAVIGSGPTGLAAAQQLTRAGHTVAVYEKDDRIGGLMRYGIPEFKMEKHHLERRIEQMQAEGTKFRTSTAVGRDIGAAELRSRYDAVVIATGATAWRELPLDGRELSGIQQAMEYLPLANRVCEGDLEASPMSAAGKHVVIVGGGDTGADCLGTAVREGAASVTQLDIYAQPGAERDEDAEPWPTYPKIYRLSAAHEEARDLETAPAADADARLFAASTLHFTGDADGHVRSLHLTEVDARRSPMPGTERTLPADLVLLALGFTGPDREDGLIDELGVELAPRGTIARDAGFATNVPGVFAAGDAARGQSLIVWAIAEGRAVAAAVDRYLTGSSRLPSPISPYDRPMTV, from the coding sequence ATGGCCGATCCCAAGGGTTTCATGACCACCCCCCGCCAGGACTGGCCGCGCCGGCCCGTCGAGGAGCGGGTCGAGGACTGGGACGAGGTGTACGTCCCCGGGGCGTTGCTGCCCATCATCAGCAAGCAGGCCGACCGCTGTATGGACTGCGGCATACCCTTCTGCCACGACGCCTGTCCGCTGGGCAATCTGATCCCCGAGTGGAACGACCTGGTGTCGCGGGAGGACTGGCGGGCAGCCGCCGACCGGCTGCATGCGACGAACAACTTCCCCGAGTTCACCGGGCGGTTGTGTCCGGCGCCGTGCGAGGCGGGATGCGTGCTGGCGATCAATCAGCCGGCCGTCACCATCAAGAACGTCGAGTGCGCCATCGCCGACCGGGCCTGGGAAGAGGGGTTCGCGCCCCCGAGGGCGCCGGACCGGCTGTCCGGGCGCACGGTCGCGGTGATCGGGTCGGGGCCCACCGGGCTCGCGGCGGCGCAGCAGCTGACCCGGGCGGGGCACACGGTCGCCGTGTACGAGAAGGACGACCGGATCGGCGGGCTGATGCGGTACGGCATCCCCGAGTTCAAGATGGAGAAGCACCATCTGGAGCGCCGGATCGAGCAGATGCAGGCCGAGGGGACGAAGTTCCGTACGTCGACGGCGGTCGGGCGGGACATCGGCGCCGCCGAGCTGCGGTCGCGCTACGACGCCGTGGTGATCGCCACGGGCGCCACCGCCTGGCGTGAACTCCCCCTTGATGGACGGGAGTTGAGCGGCATCCAGCAGGCGATGGAGTATCTGCCGCTGGCCAACCGGGTGTGCGAGGGGGATCTGGAGGCGTCCCCCATGTCCGCCGCCGGGAAGCATGTCGTCATCGTCGGCGGTGGGGACACGGGGGCCGACTGCCTGGGTACCGCCGTGCGGGAGGGTGCCGCGTCCGTGACGCAGCTGGACATCTACGCCCAGCCGGGCGCCGAGCGGGACGAGGACGCCGAGCCCTGGCCGACGTACCCGAAGATCTACCGTCTGTCGGCCGCGCACGAGGAGGCGCGCGATCTGGAGACGGCGCCCGCGGCGGACGCGGACGCGCGACTGTTCGCAGCGTCCACGCTCCACTTCACGGGCGACGCCGACGGACACGTACGGTCGCTGCACCTGACCGAGGTGGACGCCCGGCGCAGCCCGATGCCGGGCACCGAGCGGACGCTGCCGGCCGACCTCGTACTGCTCGCGCTCGGCTTCACCGGGCCCGACCGGGAAGACGGGCTGATCGACGAGCTGGGGGTCGAGCTGGCGCCTCGCGGCACGATCGCCCGGGACGCAGGGTTCGCCACGAACGTCCCCGGCGTGTTCGCCGCGGGGGATGCCGCCCGGGGGCAGTCGCTCATCGTGTGGGCGATCGCCGAGGGGCGGGCGGTGGCAGCGGCCGTCGACCGTTACCTGACGGGGAGTTCGCGGCTGCCGTCGCCGATCTCGCCGTACGACCGCCCCATGACCGTGTGA
- a CDS encoding PPOX class F420-dependent oxidoreductase, giving the protein MTTSTSDPISFDDSVRSLLDGKNFASVATLGPDGAPQNSVVWIKREGDTVLFSSVDARQKVRNLRRDPRISVSVYDLANPYTSVEIRGTAEILPDEAKRLPFELSHKYLGIDPPAEKGDETRVIIRVVPRKIVGFSA; this is encoded by the coding sequence ATGACGACCTCCACGAGCGATCCGATCTCCTTCGACGACTCCGTCCGCTCCCTGCTCGACGGCAAAAACTTCGCCAGTGTGGCCACCCTCGGCCCCGACGGCGCCCCGCAGAACTCGGTGGTCTGGATCAAGCGCGAGGGCGACACCGTGCTCTTCTCCTCCGTCGACGCCCGTCAGAAGGTGCGCAACCTCCGCCGCGACCCCCGCATCAGCGTCTCGGTCTACGACCTCGCCAACCCCTACACCTCGGTCGAGATCCGCGGCACCGCCGAGATACTCCCGGACGAGGCCAAGCGGCTCCCCTTCGAGCTCTCGCACAAGTACCTCGGCATCGACCCGCCCGCCGAGAAGGGCGACGAGACCCGCGTGATCATCCGCGTCGTCCCGCGGAAGATCGTGGGCTTCTCGGCCTGA
- a CDS encoding DUF1772 domain-containing protein, with translation MIDGPYFVLIVIGVVGTGLVAGVFCAFSTFVMRGLAALPPAQGVAAMKAINVTALMPAFMLLFVGSAVLCAVIAVVTFVLWPDEGTVALLLGSALYLFGSFGVTMVANVPRNEALLKLEAGTQEAAAYWPTYVREWTAWNHVRTVASAAATLCYVLALS, from the coding sequence ATGATTGATGGACCGTACTTCGTACTGATCGTGATCGGTGTGGTCGGGACCGGTCTCGTGGCCGGGGTTTTCTGTGCCTTCTCGACGTTCGTGATGCGTGGGCTCGCCGCGCTGCCACCCGCGCAGGGCGTGGCCGCGATGAAGGCGATCAATGTCACGGCGTTGATGCCGGCGTTCATGCTGCTGTTCGTCGGCTCGGCGGTGCTGTGCGCGGTGATCGCCGTGGTGACGTTCGTGCTCTGGCCGGACGAGGGGACGGTGGCGCTGCTGCTGGGCAGTGCGCTGTATCTGTTCGGTTCGTTCGGGGTGACCATGGTGGCGAACGTGCCGCGCAACGAGGCGCTGCTCAAGCTGGAGGCGGGCACTCAGGAGGCGGCCGCCTACTGGCCGACGTACGTGCGCGAGTGGACGGCGTGGAACCACGTCCGCACGGTCGCGTCCGCCGCCGCGACGCTGTGCTACGTGCTGGCCCTCAGCTGA
- a CDS encoding CBS domain-containing protein, with amino-acid sequence MTTAGDIMHRGAQWIPAHETLDRAAQLMRELGVGALPISDQNERLCGILTDRDIVIGCVAVGRDPSKVTAGEMAHGTPRWIDAGADISDVLREMKEHQIRRLPVIENKRLVGMISEADLARNLPENEVAHWAESVYARTTAPTTH; translated from the coding sequence ATGACCACTGCCGGAGACATCATGCACCGTGGTGCCCAGTGGATCCCGGCCCACGAGACCCTGGACCGCGCCGCCCAGCTCATGCGCGAGCTGGGCGTCGGAGCCCTGCCCATCAGCGACCAGAACGAACGGCTCTGCGGCATCCTCACCGACCGCGACATCGTCATCGGCTGCGTGGCCGTGGGTCGCGACCCGAGCAAGGTCACCGCGGGTGAGATGGCCCACGGCACCCCCCGCTGGATCGATGCCGGCGCCGACATCAGCGACGTGCTCCGGGAGATGAAGGAGCACCAGATCCGCCGGCTCCCGGTGATCGAGAACAAGCGACTGGTCGGCATGATCAGCGAGGCCGATCTGGCCCGGAACCTGCCGGAGAACGAGGTCGCCCACTGGGCCGAGAGCGTCTACGCCAGGACCACCGCGCCGACGACGCACTGA